One genomic window of Salvia miltiorrhiza cultivar Shanhuang (shh) chromosome 4, IMPLAD_Smil_shh, whole genome shotgun sequence includes the following:
- the LOC131022050 gene encoding uncharacterized protein LOC131022050 has product MAEGKEGSEVKHPHQPLPFLEVLCKSSGKIRRFAAGTEARFAVNLINKKLLSNDGGGGNFLLATHIDAVKDGEEEPVSFGPTSMLVDYGSDWKLQTVVESNGDKGEVHIDRERVPKAYAHGVDGSHPTMERRSSPISLLYIGKILLAFLLLFVIGAVFTLFLENLPQIILYINSSI; this is encoded by the exons ATGGCGGAGGGCAAGGAGGGTTCTGAAGTCAAACATCCTCACCAACCTCTACCT TTTCTAGAGGTGTTGTGCAAGAGTTCCGGCAAAATTAGGCGTTTTGCTGCCGGAACTGAAGCGCGTTTCGCGGTTAATTTGATAAACAAGAAGCTGCTTTCTAACGACGGCGGTGGAGGAAATTTTTTGCTGGCAACACACATTGATGCAGTTAAAGACGGGGAAGAAGAGCCCGTTAGCTTTGGTCCTACTTCTATGCTTGTGGATTATGGATCGGATTGGAAGCTGCAAACTGTGGTTGAATCTAATG GTGATAAAGGAGAGGTCCACATTGACAGGGAGAGAGTGCCGAAAGCTTATGCTCAT GGCGTTGATGGTTCACATCCGACTATGGAGAGACGGTCGTCGCCCATCAGTTTACTGTACATCGGGAAGATATTGTTAGCCTTTCTTCTCTTATTCGTGATTGGTGCTGTATTCACTTTGTTTCTGGAAAACCTTCCTCAAATCATCTTGTACATCAACTCTTCAATATGA
- the LOC131022051 gene encoding protein cornichon homolog 4-like isoform X1 has protein sequence MADLFAWLISFFLVIGIIGIILFQLMCLADLEYDYINPYDSASRVNKAVLPEFIAQGILCLLHLTTGHWVMFLLCLPFAYYNVTIYTRRQHFVDVTEIFNQLPWEKKVRLFKLGYLVIFLALTIFLMIWSIVDE, from the exons ATGGCGGATTTATTTGCATGGCTAATTTCCTTCTTTCTCGTCATAGGTATTATTGGAATTATACTTTTCCAG CTAATGTGCTTGGCCGACCTTGAGTATGATTATATCAACCCATATGATTCAGCATCCCGAGTAAATAAGGCTGTTTTGCCAGAGTTTATTGCACAAGGAATTTTATGCCTTCTCCATCTTACAACAGGACATTGGGTTATGTTTCTGCTCTGCCTACCATTTGCATATTACAATGTAACAAT ATATACTCGGCGGCAGCACTTTGTAGATGTAACTGAGATATTCAACCAGCTTCCTTGGGAGAAGAAGGTGAGATTATTCAAGCTTGGGTATCTGGTCATCTTTCTGGCATTGACGATATTCCT GATGATTTGGAGCATCGTGGATGAATGA
- the LOC131022051 gene encoding protein cornichon homolog 4-like isoform X2 produces MADLFAWLISFFLVIGIIGIILFQLMCLADLEYDYINPYDSASRVNKAVLPEFIAQGILCLLHLTTGHWVMFLLCLPFAYYNVTIYTRRQHFVDVTEIFNQLPWEKKDDLEHRG; encoded by the exons ATGGCGGATTTATTTGCATGGCTAATTTCCTTCTTTCTCGTCATAGGTATTATTGGAATTATACTTTTCCAG CTAATGTGCTTGGCCGACCTTGAGTATGATTATATCAACCCATATGATTCAGCATCCCGAGTAAATAAGGCTGTTTTGCCAGAGTTTATTGCACAAGGAATTTTATGCCTTCTCCATCTTACAACAGGACATTGGGTTATGTTTCTGCTCTGCCTACCATTTGCATATTACAATGTAACAAT ATATACTCGGCGGCAGCACTTTGTAGATGTAACTGAGATATTCAACCAGCTTCCTTGGGAGAAGAAG GATGATTTGGAGCATCGTGGATGA